The following coding sequences lie in one Sesamum indicum cultivar Zhongzhi No. 13 linkage group LG9, S_indicum_v1.0, whole genome shotgun sequence genomic window:
- the LOC105170108 gene encoding auxin-induced in root cultures protein 12-like: MAASSFLLIAAVALLVCPALSLTCTSQTFSQNIKFANCTDLPTLKAFLHWTYDPTAKPKPTLSIAFIAPPAKSDGWIAWALNPTASGMLGAQSLIAFKDTNGSVVVKTYNVSVYGPISESKISYEVLNKRAESSQGVMRIFATLALPSGSAEVNQVWQVGASVKDGVPAKHEFSAENLGAKSKLQLVGEAAEKGGSPAAAPTLVPEAGGPSGNQSGESSRVWGIGLGLYGALVVLGVSIFGL, from the coding sequence ATGGCCGCTTCCTCTTTCCTCCTCATCGCCGCCGTGGCTCTGCTAGTTTGCCCGGCCCTTTCACTCACCTGCACATCACAGACATTTTCCCAGAACATCAAGTTCGCAAACTGCACGGACCTTCCTACTCTAAAGGCCTTCCTCCACTGGACCTACGACCCGACAGCGAAGCCCAAACCGACCCTTTCCATCGCCTTCATTGCTCCTCCGGCGAAGTCAGACGGATGGATTGCTTGGGCCCTAAACCCGACGGCCTCCGGCATGCTGGGTGCCCAATCACTCATCGCCTTCAAAGACACCAACGGATCCGTCGTCGTGAAGACGTACAACGTCTCCGTGTACGGCCCGATTTCCGAGTCGAAGATCTCGTACGAAGTCCTCAACAAGCGGGCCGAATCATCTCAGGGTGTGATGAGGATATTCGCCACGCTCGCATTGCCGTCCGGGAGTGCGGAGGTGAACCAGGTTTGGCAGGTGGGGGCTTCCGTTAAAGACGGGGTGCCGGCGAAGCATGAATTCTCGGCGGAAAATCTAGGTGCGAAAAGCAAGCTGCAGTTGGTGGGTGAGGCGGCGGAGAAAGGAGGGAGTCCGGCTGCTGCACCGACGTTGGTCCCGGAGGCTGGAGGGCCGAGCGGGAATCAAAGTGGAGAAAGCTCGAGGGTTTGGGGGATTGGGTTGGGGCTGTACGGAGCTTTGGTGGTATTGGGGGTTTCTATTTTTGGATTGTAG
- the LOC105170109 gene encoding 60S ribosomal protein L32-1 produces MAVPLLSKKIVKKRLKKFKRHQSDRFISVKTNWRRPKGIDSRVRRKFKGCTLMPNIGYGSDKRTRHYLPNGFKKFVVHNVKELEVLMMHNRTYCAEIAHNVSTKKRKDIVERAAQLDIVVTNKLARLRSQEDE; encoded by the exons ATGGCTGTCCCATTGCTCAGCAAAAAGATTGTTAAGAAGCGTCTCAAGAAGTTCAAGAGGCACCAGAGTGATCGATTCATCTCTGTGAAG ACAAACTGGCGCAGGCCCAAGGGTATTGATTCCCGTGTCAGGAGAAAGTTCAAAGGATGCACCCTCATGCCAAACATTGGTTATGGCTCAGACAAGAGGACTCGCCATTATCTTCCCAATGGATTTAAGAAATTTGTTGTCCATAATGTAAAAGAGCTGGAAGTTCTCATGATGCATAATAG GACATATTGTGCAGAGATAGCACACAATGTTTCTACcaagaagagaaaagataTTGTTGAACGAGCTGCACAGTTGGATATTGTTGTAACCAACAAATTGGCTAGGTTGCGCAGCCAGGAGGACGAGTAA
- the LOC105170110 gene encoding serine/threonine-protein kinase OXI1 has translation MHEGHHHRRCHNQDDDTLYLDLKKLKVISALGRGAKGVVFLVRTENGELLALKAILRSSIEKKKLASSSDGNEYRRICFERQVLASFHHPLLPKLHGVLMTDKIVGYAIDYCSGRDLNSLRKRQTEKMFSDDIIRFYAAELVLALEYLHNSGIVYRDLKPENVMVQETGHLMLVDFDLSTKLPAKSPENRSVSSGTKPQIKPKKKKKFGFFFKRRDSGISPYDSVQREELGSNSMSSESDSVEKSNSFVGTEEYVAPEIILGDGHDFSVDWWCLGVMLYEMLYGTTPFRGSNRKETFYRIITKAPDLTGEWTALRDLIGKLLEKDPRKRISVREIKGHEYFRAVDWDTITEMPRPPFIPELTDVEGMEGNKEIDVESYVQGVFKVGEEGKVENNRKSVNANCEENRNKDAWVYNHPTQIQNDNFLIF, from the exons ATGCACGAAGGCCACCACCATCGCCGCTGCCATAATCAGGACGATGATACGCTTTATCTGGACTTGAAGAAGCTGAAGGTGATATCGGCACTCGGTCGCGGCGCAAAGGGTGTGGTTTTTCTCGTTCGGACTGAGAATGGGGAATTGCTTGCACTGAAAGCAATTTTAAGATCTTCTATTGAGAAGAAGAAGCTCGCCAGCTCAAGTGATGGCAATGAGTACCGGAGGATTTGCTTCGAGAGGCAAGTGCTTGCCTCCTTTCATCATCCGCTCCTGCCCAAGCTTCATGGAGTTTTGATGACTGATAAGATCGTCGGATATGCCATTGATTACTGCTCCGGCCGTGATCTGAATTCTTTGAGGAAAAGACAAACTGAGAAAATGTTCTCCGATGACATCATCAG ATTTTACGCCGCAGAGCTGGTGCTGGCTTTGGAGTATCTCCATAATTCGGGCATCGTTTACAGAGATTTGAAGCCGGAAAATGTCATGGTTCAGGAAACCGGCCACTTAATGCTAGTAGACTTCGATCTCTCAACAAAACTCCCTGCAAAATCTCCTGAAAATCGTTCAGTCTCCTCCGGAACGAAGCCGCAGATCAAAccgaagaagaaaaagaaattcggATTCTTCTTCAAGCGTCGAGACTCAGGCATTTCACCGTATGACTCGGTCCAAAGGGAGGAGCTCGGATCCAATTCGATGAGTTCCGAGTCGGATTCGGTGGAGAAATCCAACTCGTTCGTCGGCACGGAGGAGTACGTGGCGCCGGAGATCATATTAGGCGACGGCCACGATTTCTCCGTCGACTGGTGGTGCTTAGGCGTCATGCTCTACGAGATGCTCTATGGCACGACGCCGTTCCGGGGATCCAACCGGAAAGAAACCTTTTACCGGATCATAACGAAAGCCCCAGACTTGACGGGGGAGTGGACGGCGTTGAGGGACTTGATCGGAAAATTACTCGAGAAAGATCCGCGGAAAAGGATTTCGGTTCGAGAAATCAAGGGTCACGAATATTTTAGGGCCGTTGATTGGGACACGATCACGGAGATGCCCAGGCCGCCGTTTATTCCCGAATTGACGGACGTTGAGGGCATGGAGggaaataaagaaattgacGTGGAGAGTTATGTCCAAGGGGTGTTCAAAGTTGGTGAGGAGGGTAAAGTCGAGAATAACAGGAAATCAGTCAATGCAAATTGCGAGGAGAATAGGAATAAAGATGCGTGGGTTTACAATCATCCCactcaaattcaaaatgacaattttttgattttttga
- the LOC105170111 gene encoding adenylylsulfatase HINT3-like isoform X1 — translation MEARVRRRLSLLASHINPSQEALLPTCLSASPCASWDANGEKEVKEQEGCVFCKIIRGEAPALKVYEDDACLCILDTYPLCHGHSLIIPKCHFPSLDVTPPSTIAAMCSKVPLISSAIMKATGCDSFNLLVNNGAAAGQVIYHTHIHIIPRKAHDCLWASESIQRRPLKLDQEGSQLANHIRENLSFVNGYEDGSEGQASTLVGN, via the exons ATGGAGGCCCGTGTTCGGCGTCGTCTATCTCTGCTGGCTTCCCACATCAATCCTTCTCAAGAAGCTCTGCTGCCCACTTGCCTCTCGGCTTCGCCTTGCGCTTCTTGGGACGCCAACGGCGAGAAGGAAGTAAAGGAACAAGAAGGTTGTGTTTTTTGCAAGATTATTCGTGGTGAAGCTCCTGCTTTGAAG GTGTATGAAGATGATGCATGCCTTTGCATTTTGGACACATATCCTCTGTGTCATGG gCACTCGCTTATTATCCCAAAATGTCATTTTCCTTCACTAGACGTCACTCCTCCATCA ACAATAGCAGCCATGTGCTCAAAGGTGCCTTTGATTAGTAGTGCCATCATGAAAGCTACTGGCTGTG ATTCATTCAACTTGCTAGTTAACAACGGTGCAGCTGCAGGCCAAGTTATATACCAT ACTCACATTCACATAATTCCCCGTAAGGCACACGACTGCTTGTGGGCTTCTGAG AGCATACAAAGGCGCCCACTTAAGCTAGATCAAGAAGGTTCACAACTTGCAAATCACATACGTGAAAATCTGTCGTTCGTGAACGGATATGAAGATGGCAGCGAAGGTCAAGCATCCACTCTTGTTGGGAACTAA
- the LOC105170111 gene encoding adenylylsulfatase HINT3-like isoform X2: MEARVRRRLSLLASHINPSQEALLPTCLSASPCASWDANGEKEVKEQEGCVFCKIIRGEAPALKVYEDDACLCILDTYPLCHGHSLIIPKCHFPSLDVTPPSTIAAMCSKVPLISSAIMKATGCDSFNLLVNNGAAAGQVIYHIEITDGCSNFVRHVKLRLTFT; this comes from the exons ATGGAGGCCCGTGTTCGGCGTCGTCTATCTCTGCTGGCTTCCCACATCAATCCTTCTCAAGAAGCTCTGCTGCCCACTTGCCTCTCGGCTTCGCCTTGCGCTTCTTGGGACGCCAACGGCGAGAAGGAAGTAAAGGAACAAGAAGGTTGTGTTTTTTGCAAGATTATTCGTGGTGAAGCTCCTGCTTTGAAG GTGTATGAAGATGATGCATGCCTTTGCATTTTGGACACATATCCTCTGTGTCATGG gCACTCGCTTATTATCCCAAAATGTCATTTTCCTTCACTAGACGTCACTCCTCCATCA ACAATAGCAGCCATGTGCTCAAAGGTGCCTTTGATTAGTAGTGCCATCATGAAAGCTACTGGCTGTG ATTCATTCAACTTGCTAGTTAACAACGGTGCAGCTGCAGGCCAAGTTATATACCAT ATCGAGATAACTGATGGTTGTAGTAATTTTGTGCGGCATGTCAAGCTCAGACTCACATTCACATAA
- the LOC105170111 gene encoding adenylylsulfatase HINT3-like isoform X3 → MEARVRRRLSLLASHINPSQEALLPTCLSASPCASWDANGEKEVKEQEGCVFCKIIRGEAPALKVYEDDACLCILDTYPLCHGHSLIIPKCHFPSLDVTPPSTIAAMCSKVPLISSAIMKATGCDSFNLLVNNGAAAGQVIYHLRLTFT, encoded by the exons ATGGAGGCCCGTGTTCGGCGTCGTCTATCTCTGCTGGCTTCCCACATCAATCCTTCTCAAGAAGCTCTGCTGCCCACTTGCCTCTCGGCTTCGCCTTGCGCTTCTTGGGACGCCAACGGCGAGAAGGAAGTAAAGGAACAAGAAGGTTGTGTTTTTTGCAAGATTATTCGTGGTGAAGCTCCTGCTTTGAAG GTGTATGAAGATGATGCATGCCTTTGCATTTTGGACACATATCCTCTGTGTCATGG gCACTCGCTTATTATCCCAAAATGTCATTTTCCTTCACTAGACGTCACTCCTCCATCA ACAATAGCAGCCATGTGCTCAAAGGTGCCTTTGATTAGTAGTGCCATCATGAAAGCTACTGGCTGTG ATTCATTCAACTTGCTAGTTAACAACGGTGCAGCTGCAGGCCAAGTTATATACCAT CTCAGACTCACATTCACATAA
- the LOC105170111 gene encoding adenylylsulfatase HINT3-like isoform X4 — translation MEARVRRRLSLLASHINPSQEALLPTCLSASPCASWDANGEKEVKEQEGCVFCKIIRGEAPALKVYEDDACLCILDTYPLCHGHSLIIPKCHFPSLDVTPPSTIAAMCSKVPLISSAIMKATGCDSFNLLVNNGAAAGQVIYH, via the exons ATGGAGGCCCGTGTTCGGCGTCGTCTATCTCTGCTGGCTTCCCACATCAATCCTTCTCAAGAAGCTCTGCTGCCCACTTGCCTCTCGGCTTCGCCTTGCGCTTCTTGGGACGCCAACGGCGAGAAGGAAGTAAAGGAACAAGAAGGTTGTGTTTTTTGCAAGATTATTCGTGGTGAAGCTCCTGCTTTGAAG GTGTATGAAGATGATGCATGCCTTTGCATTTTGGACACATATCCTCTGTGTCATGG gCACTCGCTTATTATCCCAAAATGTCATTTTCCTTCACTAGACGTCACTCCTCCATCA ACAATAGCAGCCATGTGCTCAAAGGTGCCTTTGATTAGTAGTGCCATCATGAAAGCTACTGGCTGTG ATTCATTCAACTTGCTAGTTAACAACGGTGCAGCTGCAGGCCAAGTTATATACCAT TAA
- the LOC105170112 gene encoding E3 ubiquitin-protein ligase CHIP isoform X1 yields MSPAVVASAAKQAEQLRLHGNRYFKKDRFGAAIDAYTEAIVLCPNVPIYWTNRALCHRKRNEWTRVEEDCRRAIQLDHYSVKAHYMLGLALLQRKEYAEGIKELKKALDLGRGANPKSYMVEEIWQELARAKYLAWEHESTKRSWELQNLKEACEAALKEKHFLDASEMEGFVDENAKSNLEQLEALGRVFNKAAEDDTPTEVPDYLCCKITLDIFRDPVIAPSGFTYERAVILDHLQKVGRFDPITRESLYPSQLVPNLAIKEAVSAYLEKHGWAYKMD; encoded by the exons ATGTCTCCGGCAGTGGTGGCGTCCGCCGCGAAACAGGCGGAGCAACTCAGGCTACATGGTAATCGTTACTTTAAAAAAGATCGATTTGGCGCAGCCATTGATGCTTACACGGAG GCTATTGTGTTGTGCCCTAATGTGCCTATATATTGGACAAACCGCGCTCTCTGCCATCGGAAGCGGAA TGAATGGACAAGAGTGGAGGAGGATTGCAGAAGAGCAATTCAGCTGGATCATTATTCTGTCAAG GCCCATTATATGCTTGGTCTGGCATTACTGCAAAGGAAAGAATATGCAGAAGGTATCAAGGAATTGAAAAAA GCATTGGACTTGGGAAGGGGTGCAAACCCTAAGAGCTACATGGTGGAGGAAATATGGCAGGAGCTTGCAAGGGCTAAATACTTAGCATGGGAACATGAATCCACGAAGCGTTCTTGGGAACTCCAAAACTTAAA AGAAGCATGTGAGGCGGCGCTGAAGGAGAAACACTTCCTTGATGCTTCTGAAATGGAAGGTTTTGTagatgaaaatgcaaaatctaATCTAGAACAATTAGAAGCTTTAGGCCGAGTATTCAACAAAGCTGCCGAAGATGATACTCCAACTGAG GTGCCCGACTACCTATGCTGTAAAATCACGTTAGACATCTTCCGTGATCCCGTAATCGCTCCAAGTGGGTTTACGTACGAGCGAGCAGTGATCCTCGACCATCTGCAGAAA GTGGGAAGATTTGACCCAATCACCCGCGAATCGCTTTATCCATCACAGCTGGTACCAAATTTGGCCATAAAAGAAGCTGTAAGTGCATATCTGGAAAAGCACGGATGGGCCTATAAGATGGATTGA
- the LOC105170112 gene encoding E3 ubiquitin-protein ligase CHIP isoform X2 — translation MSPAVVASAAKQAEQLRLHGNRYFKKDRFGAAIDAYTEAIVLCPNVPIYWTNRALCHRKRNEWTRVEEDCRRAIQLDHYSVKALDLGRGANPKSYMVEEIWQELARAKYLAWEHESTKRSWELQNLKEACEAALKEKHFLDASEMEGFVDENAKSNLEQLEALGRVFNKAAEDDTPTEVPDYLCCKITLDIFRDPVIAPSGFTYERAVILDHLQKVGRFDPITRESLYPSQLVPNLAIKEAVSAYLEKHGWAYKMD, via the exons ATGTCTCCGGCAGTGGTGGCGTCCGCCGCGAAACAGGCGGAGCAACTCAGGCTACATGGTAATCGTTACTTTAAAAAAGATCGATTTGGCGCAGCCATTGATGCTTACACGGAG GCTATTGTGTTGTGCCCTAATGTGCCTATATATTGGACAAACCGCGCTCTCTGCCATCGGAAGCGGAA TGAATGGACAAGAGTGGAGGAGGATTGCAGAAGAGCAATTCAGCTGGATCATTATTCTGTCAAG GCATTGGACTTGGGAAGGGGTGCAAACCCTAAGAGCTACATGGTGGAGGAAATATGGCAGGAGCTTGCAAGGGCTAAATACTTAGCATGGGAACATGAATCCACGAAGCGTTCTTGGGAACTCCAAAACTTAAA AGAAGCATGTGAGGCGGCGCTGAAGGAGAAACACTTCCTTGATGCTTCTGAAATGGAAGGTTTTGTagatgaaaatgcaaaatctaATCTAGAACAATTAGAAGCTTTAGGCCGAGTATTCAACAAAGCTGCCGAAGATGATACTCCAACTGAG GTGCCCGACTACCTATGCTGTAAAATCACGTTAGACATCTTCCGTGATCCCGTAATCGCTCCAAGTGGGTTTACGTACGAGCGAGCAGTGATCCTCGACCATCTGCAGAAA GTGGGAAGATTTGACCCAATCACCCGCGAATCGCTTTATCCATCACAGCTGGTACCAAATTTGGCCATAAAAGAAGCTGTAAGTGCATATCTGGAAAAGCACGGATGGGCCTATAAGATGGATTGA
- the LOC105170112 gene encoding E3 ubiquitin-protein ligase CHIP isoform X4, which yields MSPAVVASAAKQAEQLRLHGNRYFKKDRFGAAIDAYTEAHYMLGLALLQRKEYAEGIKELKKALDLGRGANPKSYMVEEIWQELARAKYLAWEHESTKRSWELQNLKEACEAALKEKHFLDASEMEGFVDENAKSNLEQLEALGRVFNKAAEDDTPTEVPDYLCCKITLDIFRDPVIAPSGFTYERAVILDHLQKVGRFDPITRESLYPSQLVPNLAIKEAVSAYLEKHGWAYKMD from the exons ATGTCTCCGGCAGTGGTGGCGTCCGCCGCGAAACAGGCGGAGCAACTCAGGCTACATGGTAATCGTTACTTTAAAAAAGATCGATTTGGCGCAGCCATTGATGCTTACACGGAG GCCCATTATATGCTTGGTCTGGCATTACTGCAAAGGAAAGAATATGCAGAAGGTATCAAGGAATTGAAAAAA GCATTGGACTTGGGAAGGGGTGCAAACCCTAAGAGCTACATGGTGGAGGAAATATGGCAGGAGCTTGCAAGGGCTAAATACTTAGCATGGGAACATGAATCCACGAAGCGTTCTTGGGAACTCCAAAACTTAAA AGAAGCATGTGAGGCGGCGCTGAAGGAGAAACACTTCCTTGATGCTTCTGAAATGGAAGGTTTTGTagatgaaaatgcaaaatctaATCTAGAACAATTAGAAGCTTTAGGCCGAGTATTCAACAAAGCTGCCGAAGATGATACTCCAACTGAG GTGCCCGACTACCTATGCTGTAAAATCACGTTAGACATCTTCCGTGATCCCGTAATCGCTCCAAGTGGGTTTACGTACGAGCGAGCAGTGATCCTCGACCATCTGCAGAAA GTGGGAAGATTTGACCCAATCACCCGCGAATCGCTTTATCCATCACAGCTGGTACCAAATTTGGCCATAAAAGAAGCTGTAAGTGCATATCTGGAAAAGCACGGATGGGCCTATAAGATGGATTGA
- the LOC105170112 gene encoding E3 ubiquitin-protein ligase CHIP isoform X3 yields the protein MVIVTLKKIDLAQPLMLTRSEWTRVEEDCRRAIQLDHYSVKAHYMLGLALLQRKEYAEGIKELKKALDLGRGANPKSYMVEEIWQELARAKYLAWEHESTKRSWELQNLKEACEAALKEKHFLDASEMEGFVDENAKSNLEQLEALGRVFNKAAEDDTPTEVPDYLCCKITLDIFRDPVIAPSGFTYERAVILDHLQKVGRFDPITRESLYPSQLVPNLAIKEAVSAYLEKHGWAYKMD from the exons ATGGTAATCGTTACTTTAAAAAAGATCGATTTGGCGCAGCCATTGATGCTTACACGGAG TGAATGGACAAGAGTGGAGGAGGATTGCAGAAGAGCAATTCAGCTGGATCATTATTCTGTCAAG GCCCATTATATGCTTGGTCTGGCATTACTGCAAAGGAAAGAATATGCAGAAGGTATCAAGGAATTGAAAAAA GCATTGGACTTGGGAAGGGGTGCAAACCCTAAGAGCTACATGGTGGAGGAAATATGGCAGGAGCTTGCAAGGGCTAAATACTTAGCATGGGAACATGAATCCACGAAGCGTTCTTGGGAACTCCAAAACTTAAA AGAAGCATGTGAGGCGGCGCTGAAGGAGAAACACTTCCTTGATGCTTCTGAAATGGAAGGTTTTGTagatgaaaatgcaaaatctaATCTAGAACAATTAGAAGCTTTAGGCCGAGTATTCAACAAAGCTGCCGAAGATGATACTCCAACTGAG GTGCCCGACTACCTATGCTGTAAAATCACGTTAGACATCTTCCGTGATCCCGTAATCGCTCCAAGTGGGTTTACGTACGAGCGAGCAGTGATCCTCGACCATCTGCAGAAA GTGGGAAGATTTGACCCAATCACCCGCGAATCGCTTTATCCATCACAGCTGGTACCAAATTTGGCCATAAAAGAAGCTGTAAGTGCATATCTGGAAAAGCACGGATGGGCCTATAAGATGGATTGA